In Equus asinus isolate D_3611 breed Donkey chromosome 13, EquAss-T2T_v2, whole genome shotgun sequence, one DNA window encodes the following:
- the PGS1 gene encoding CDP-diacylglycerol--glycerol-3-phosphate 3-phosphatidyltransferase, mitochondrial: protein MAAAAAAGPVFWRRLLGLLPGRPGLAALLGRLSDRLGRNRDRGRRRSPWLLLGPLLSPTVPRVTSPPCCLCPEGVHRFQWIRNLVPEFGVSSSHVRVLSSPAEFFELMKGQIKVAKRRVVMASLYLGTGPLEQELVDCLESTLEKSLQTKFPSDLKVSILLDFTRGSRGRKNSRTMLLPLLQRFPEQVRVSLFHTPNLRGLLRLLIPERFNETIGLQHIKVYLFDNNVILSGANLSDSYFTNRQDRYVFLQDCPEVADFFTELVGAVGDVSLQLRGDDTVQVAEGMVHPYKGDRAAYCQAANKRVMDVINSARTRQQMLHAQTFHSDSLWTQEDAAAAGDRRPAPDTWIYPLIQMKPFEIHIDEIVTETLLTEAERGAKVYLTTGYFNLTQAYMDLVLGTRAEYQILLASPEVNGFFGAKGVAGAIPAAYVHIEQQFYSEVCSLGQQERVQLQEYWRRGWTFHAKGLWLYLAGSSLPCLTLIGSPNFGYRSVHRDLEAQIAIVTESRALQQQLHQEQEQLYLRSGVVSSATFEQPSRHVKLWVKMVTPLIKNFF from the exons GTCACCATGGCTGCTGTTGGGTCCTTTGCTGTCCCCAACTGTCCCCCGGGTCACTTCCCCTCCTTGCTGCCTGTGTCCAGAGGGCGTGCACAGGTTCCAGTGGATCAGAAACCTGGTTCCAGAGTTTGGAGTCTCCAGTTCTCACGTCAGGGTGCTTTCTTCCCCAGCCGAGTTTTTTGAGCTCATGAAG ggGCAAATAAAAGTTGCCAAGAGACGGGTCGTGATGGCATCCCTCTACCTGGGGACAGGTCCTCTGGAACAGGAATTG GTGGATTGCCTGGAAAGCACTCTAGAAAAGTCACTCCAAACAAAGTTTCCTTCAGACCTCAAGGTGTCCATTCTCCTGGACTTCACGCGAGGCTCTCGAG GTAGAAAGAACTCTCGCACAATGCTGCTCCCGCTCTTACAGAGGTTTCCAGAACAGGTCCGAGTCTCCCTCTTCCACACCCCTAACCTCCGAGGACTGCTTCGGCTCCTGATCCCTGAGCGCTTCAACGAGACCATTGGCCTGCAGCACATTAAAGTGTACCTCTTTGACAACAATGTCATCTTGAGCGG tGCAAACCTGAGTGACTCCTACTTCACCAACCGCCAGGACCGCTACGTGTTCTTGCAGGACTGTCCCGAGGTTGCAGACTTCTTCACGGAGCTGGTGGGCGCGGTGGGGGACGTGTCCCTGCAGTTGCGGGGGGATGACACGGTGCAGGTGGCGGAGGGGATGGTGCACCCTTACAAAG GTGACCGAGCTGCATATTGCCAGGCAGCCAATAAGAGGGTTATGGATGTGATCAACTCAGCTAGGACCCGCCAGCAGATGCTGCATGCCCAGACCTTCCACAGCGACTCCCTTTGGACCCAGGAAGACGCAGCCGCTGCTGGTGACCGGAGGCCAGCCCCCGACACCTGGATTTATCCATTGATCCAGATGAAGCCCTTTGAGATCCATATTGACGAGATTGTCACCGAGACCCTGCTGACAGAGGCCGAGCGAGGTGCTAAGGTCTACCTCACCACCGGCTACTTCAACCTGACCCAGGCTTACATGGACCTGGTCTTGGGCACGCGGGCCGAGTACCAGATCCTGCTGGCCTCCCCAGAGGTGAATGGTTTCTTTGGGGCCAAGGGGGTGGCGGGTGCCATCCCAGCCGCCTACGTGCACATCGAGCAGCAGTTCTACAGTGAGGTGTGCAGCCTGGGGCAGCAGGAGCGGGTCCAGCTGCAGGAGTACTGGCGGAGGGGCTGGACATTTCATGCCAAAG GCCTCTGGCTGTACCTGGCAGGGAGCAGCCTGCCCTGTCTCACGTTGATTGGCTCTCCTAATTTTGGGTACAGGTCGGTTCACCGGGACCTGGAGGCCCAGATTGCCATTGTGACGGAGAGCCGGGCCCTGCAGCAGCAGCTTCACCAG gaGCAAGAGCAGCTGTACCTGAGGTCAGGGGTGGTGTCCTCCGCCACCTTCGAGCAGCCGAGTCGGCACGTGAAGCTATGGGTGAAGATGGTGACTCCGCTGATCAAGAACTTCTTCTGA